One window of Quercus robur chromosome 5, dhQueRobu3.1, whole genome shotgun sequence genomic DNA carries:
- the LOC126727803 gene encoding uncharacterized protein LOC126727803 yields the protein MRIKDEKLETFRWQLMSMELESKRLQSHIEGMNEDMSHLRHDNMKLEALLLEREEELTSLKEQLASQLKALNCQNTNLNCSVHSPVIAHEAIGFEVINKRKQNEREQETRTPNLEDLCQEEDAEKEEGKSSFNQSKDVGLIAHSPEKELEDDKEIANEGPVKEGRTSPVDIDVTENLASSSQPLNKTNNSPWRMDLHALQHEHNLTASGGHSSTARPKEETKALQKFLDETFQLQRHIVATGQKWVEIQSKIAFGFVGVTEEINKIASFDMKRFADSVRTLFQEVQRGLEVRIARIIGDLEGTLTCERMIHLRR from the exons ATGAGAATCAAAGATGAGAAATTAGAAACATTTCGTTGGCAGTTGATGAGCATGGAACTAGAATCAAAGCGGCTGCAGTCCCATATTGAGGGAATGAATGAGGATATGTCACATCTCAGACATgataatatgaaattggaaGCCTTGTTAttggagagagaagaagaattaaCTTCCTTAAAAGAGCAACTAGCATCACAATTGAAGGCCCTAAATTGCCAAAATACTAATTTAAATTGTTCTGTACATAGTCCAGTAATAGCCCATGAGGCCATTGGCTTTGAAGTTATCAATAAGAGAAAACAGAACGAGAGAGAGCAAGAAACAAGGACTCCAAATTTGGAGGATTTGTGTCAAGAGGAAGATGctgagaaagaagaaggaaaatcaTCCTTTAACCAGTCCAAGGATGTAGGTTTAATAGCCCATTCTCCTGAAAAAGAGTTAGAAGATGATAAGGAAATTGCCAATGAGGGTCCTGTAAAAGAGGGAAGAACAAGTCCAGTGGATATTGATGTTACTGAAAACCTGGCATCATCTAGTCAGCCCTTGAATAAGACAAACAATTCTCCTTGGAGGATGGATCTTCATGCTCTTCAA cATGAGCATAATCTAACTGCGAGTGGTGGACATTCTAGTACAGCAAGACCAAAGGAAGAAACTAAAGCACTACAAAAATTCCTAGACGAAACATTTCAGCTGCAGAGACATATAGTTGCAACAGGACAGAAATGGGTGGAAATTCAATCCAAGATTGCTTTTGGATTTGTTGGGGTCACTGAAGAAATAAATAAGATTGCCAGCTTTGACATGAAACGCTTTGCTGATAGTGTCAGAACTCTCTTTCAGGAAGTTCAAAGGGGCCTTGAGGTTCGGATAGCTCGAATTATTGGAGATCTTGAGGGGACATTGACTTGTGAGAGGATGATACATTTAAGGAGGTAG